Proteins encoded together in one Drosophila albomicans strain 15112-1751.03 chromosome 2R, ASM965048v2, whole genome shotgun sequence window:
- the LOC117576242 gene encoding Golgi-associated plant pathogenesis-related protein 1: MYIDNIWIIWTLTFLICIFQARASFENEALDSHNKYRSKHGCPSLSLDSGLNSDCKSYAKELADLDTLKHSEGPYGENLCYTSSDPVSCVKDWYNEEKDYDYGKAKYSPSTGHFTQLIWKSSKTLGIGTYTNSKGISFVVARYKPQGNMAGEFKENVPKPNRSRSLHEHAKYLIYTSVILIICGHISQ, translated from the exons atgtatatagaCAACATTTGGATTATTTGGACTTTAACTTTCCTCATTTGT ATTTTCCAAGCACGAGCTAGTTTTGAAAATGAGGCTTTGGATTCTCATAACAAATACCGTTCTAAACATGGCTGTCCTTCACTGTCACTCGATTCAGGATTAAATAGCGATTGTAAAAGTTATGCAAAG gAACTAGCTGATTTAGATACTCTCAAGCATTCAGAAGGCCCATATGGTGAAAATCTTTGCTATACAAGCTCAGATCCTGTAAGTTGTGTCAAAGACTGGTATAACGAAGAAAAGGATTACGATTATGGCAAAGCAAAATACTCACCTAGTACTGGTCACTTTACGCAGCTAATTTGGAAGTCTTCAAAGACGTTGGGCATTGGTACTTATACCAA ttctAAGGGTATCAGTTTCGTTGTTGCACGATACAAGCCACAAGGTAATATGGCGGGCGagtttaaagaaaatgttcCTAAGCCCAATCG TTCTAGATCATTACATGAACATGCCAAGTATCTTATTTATACTTCAGTGATTCTAATAATCTGTGGACACATCTCACAATGA